One stretch of Armigeres subalbatus isolate Guangzhou_Male chromosome 2, GZ_Asu_2, whole genome shotgun sequence DNA includes these proteins:
- the LOC134213016 gene encoding gamma-secretase subunit pen-2 encodes MDLNRVPNERKLYLCKWYFKVGFALLPFVWAINTVWFFSEAFRKPAYDEQKEIRKYVIFSAIGSLIWFTIILAWVMTFQLKRTEWGDFADSISFIIPLGRA; translated from the exons ATGGATCTCAACCGAGTACCAAACGAGCGTAAGCTATATCTTTGCAAATGGTACTTCAAAG TCGGATTTGCACTTCTTCCATTCGTGTGGGCAATCAATACGGTTTGGTTCTTCAGTGAAGCTTTCCGGAAGCCAGCGTACGATGAACAGAAGGAGATTCGTAAAT ATGTCATATTTTCTGCAATTGGTTCTCTCATATGGTTTACAATAATCCTTGCTTGGGTCATGACATTCCAACTGAAAAGAACAGAGTGGGGCGACTTTGCCGATAGCATCAGTTTCATCATTCCTCTAGGACGTGCTTAA